A single region of the Pseudomonas granadensis genome encodes:
- the hutH gene encoding histidine ammonia-lyase, with the protein MSQAEKIIITGDHLHWQDVVAVARRGAQLELSEGTWARIDNAQGIVQRIVESGERAYGVNTGLGGLSNVSLKGEQLSQLSRNTLLSHACGVGPVLSDEQTRAIICAAIHNYSHGKSGIHRQVVEGLLALLNRDITPQVPSQGSVGYLTHMAHIGIALLGVGNVSYRGQIVPAQQALAAEGLQPVQLGAKDGLCLVNGTPCMTGLSCLALADATRLLQWADVIGAMSFEAQRGQIDAFDAEIIALKAHPGMQQVGSNLRALLAGSEVIATSKGIRTQDALSIRSIPQVHGAARDQLEHAIRQVEIELNACTDNPLLLGTPDNFRVMSQANPHGQSVAMAADLLAIAMAEIGSIAERRLDRLINPHVSGLPAFLVANPGVNSGMMIVQYVAASLCAENRQLAQPAVLDNYITSGLQEDHLSMGTNAALKLHRTVENCTQILAIEYLLAAQAFEFLKEQRFGAGTDIAWRLLRESVPPYDQDRWLAPDIAAAASVLKDPNLPHNVLPNLH; encoded by the coding sequence ATGTCCCAGGCTGAAAAAATCATCATCACCGGCGACCACCTGCATTGGCAGGACGTGGTCGCCGTGGCCCGGCGCGGCGCGCAACTGGAGCTGTCGGAGGGCACCTGGGCGCGCATCGACAACGCGCAGGGCATCGTTCAGCGCATCGTCGAAAGCGGCGAGCGCGCCTATGGCGTCAACACCGGTCTGGGCGGATTGTCCAACGTCTCGCTCAAAGGCGAACAACTCAGCCAGCTCTCGCGCAACACTTTGCTCAGCCACGCCTGTGGTGTCGGCCCGGTGCTCAGCGACGAACAGACTCGGGCGATCATTTGCGCCGCGATCCACAACTACAGCCACGGCAAATCCGGCATCCACCGCCAAGTGGTCGAAGGTCTGCTGGCGCTGCTCAATCGCGACATCACCCCGCAGGTGCCCTCGCAAGGTTCAGTGGGCTACCTGACGCACATGGCGCACATCGGCATCGCCTTGCTCGGTGTGGGCAATGTCAGCTATCGCGGGCAGATTGTTCCGGCGCAACAGGCACTGGCCGCAGAAGGCCTGCAACCGGTGCAGCTCGGCGCCAAGGACGGCTTGTGCCTGGTCAACGGCACGCCGTGCATGACCGGCCTCAGTTGCCTGGCGCTCGCCGACGCAACACGCCTGCTGCAATGGGCCGATGTCATCGGCGCAATGAGTTTCGAAGCCCAGCGTGGCCAGATCGACGCCTTCGACGCGGAAATCATCGCGCTGAAAGCGCACCCGGGCATGCAGCAGGTCGGCAGCAATCTGCGCGCGCTGCTCGCTGGCAGCGAAGTGATCGCCACCAGCAAAGGCATCCGCACCCAGGATGCCTTGAGCATCCGCTCGATTCCGCAGGTGCATGGCGCCGCGCGTGATCAACTGGAGCATGCGATCAGGCAGGTCGAAATCGAACTCAACGCCTGCACTGACAACCCGTTGCTGCTCGGCACGCCAGACAACTTCCGAGTCATGTCACAAGCCAACCCGCACGGGCAATCGGTGGCGATGGCCGCCGACCTGCTGGCAATCGCCATGGCCGAGATCGGCTCGATCGCCGAGCGCCGTCTCGATCGCCTGATCAACCCGCACGTCAGTGGACTGCCGGCGTTTCTGGTGGCCAATCCGGGGGTCAATTCCGGGATGATGATCGTGCAATACGTCGCCGCCTCGCTGTGTGCGGAAAACCGCCAATTGGCGCAACCGGCGGTGCTCGACAACTACATCACCTCGGGCCTGCAGGAAGACCACCTGAGCATGGGCACCAACGCCGCGCTGAAGCTGCACCGCACGGTGGAAAACTGCACGCAGATCCTCGCCATCGAATACCTGCTGGCGGCCCAGGCGTTTGAATTTCTCAAGGAACAACGCTTCGGCGCCGGCACCGATATCGCCTGGCGCCTGCTGCGCGAAAGCGTCCCGCCCTACGATCAGGACCGCTGGCTGGCGCCGGATATCGCCGCCGCAGCGAGCGTGCTGAAAGACCCGAATCTGCCACACAACGTTTTACCGAATCTGCACTGA
- the hutI gene encoding imidazolonepropionase: MKTLWQHCHVATMAQGVYSIIEDAAIVTSGALIEWIGPRQQLPSGEYPAVNDLQGAWVTPGLIDCHTHTVFGGNRSGEFEKRLQGVSYAEIAAQGGGIASTVRATREATEDELFASAAKRLKSLMRDGVTTVEMKSGYGLDLANERKILRVIRRLQQELPISVRSTCLAAHALPPEYKDRADDYIDLVCNEMLPALAAEGLVDAVDAFCEYLAFSPEQVERVFVAAQKLGLPVKLHAEQLSSLHGSSLAARYKALSADHLEFMDEADAIAMAEANTVAVLLPGAFYFLRETQLPPMDALRKHNVKIAIASDLNPGTSPALSLRLMLNMACTCFRMTPEEALAGATLHAAQALGMAATHGSLEVGKVADFVAWHIDRPADLAYWLGGDLDKRVVRHGVESNL, translated from the coding sequence GTGAAAACCCTCTGGCAACACTGCCACGTTGCAACCATGGCCCAGGGCGTCTATTCGATCATCGAGGACGCCGCCATCGTCACTTCCGGTGCGCTCATTGAGTGGATCGGCCCGCGCCAGCAATTGCCGTCCGGCGAATACCCGGCGGTCAATGACCTGCAAGGCGCCTGGGTTACGCCCGGGCTGATCGACTGCCACACCCACACGGTGTTCGGCGGCAACCGCAGCGGTGAATTCGAAAAACGTCTGCAAGGTGTCAGCTATGCCGAGATCGCCGCGCAGGGCGGTGGTATCGCCAGCACCGTGCGTGCGACTCGCGAAGCTACTGAAGACGAATTGTTTGCCAGCGCCGCCAAGCGTCTGAAGAGCCTGATGCGCGACGGGGTGACCACGGTCGAAATGAAATCCGGTTACGGCCTCGATCTGGCCAACGAACGCAAGATCCTGCGAGTGATTCGTCGTTTGCAGCAAGAACTGCCGATCAGCGTCCGCAGCACCTGCCTGGCCGCTCATGCACTGCCGCCGGAATACAAGGATCGCGCCGACGATTACATTGATCTGGTCTGCAATGAGATGCTCCCGGCGCTGGCCGCCGAGGGCCTGGTCGATGCGGTCGATGCCTTCTGCGAATACCTGGCGTTCTCGCCGGAGCAGGTCGAGCGCGTGTTCGTCGCCGCGCAAAAGCTCGGTTTGCCGGTCAAGCTTCACGCCGAGCAACTCTCATCGCTGCACGGCTCCAGCCTCGCTGCTCGCTATAAGGCGCTGTCCGCCGATCACCTGGAATTCATGGACGAAGCCGACGCTATCGCCATGGCCGAAGCCAACACCGTGGCCGTGCTGCTGCCGGGCGCGTTCTATTTCCTGCGCGAAACCCAGCTGCCGCCGATGGACGCCCTGCGCAAGCACAACGTGAAAATCGCGATTGCCAGCGACCTCAACCCCGGCACCTCACCGGCATTGTCTTTGCGCCTGATGCTGAACATGGCCTGTACCTGTTTCCGCATGACCCCGGAAGAGGCCCTCGCCGGCGCGACGCTCCACGCGGCGCAGGCGCTGGGCATGGCTGCGACCCACGGTTCGCTGGAGGTCGGCAAGGTCGCCGATTTTGTCGCGTGGCACATCGATCGTCCGGCGGATCTGGCGTATTGGCTCGGCGGCGATCTGGACAAACGCGTCGTGCGTCACGGCGTTGAATCAAATCTGTAG
- the hutG gene encoding N-formylglutamate deformylase has translation MDKVLHFKQGRVPLLISMPHAGLRLTPAVDAGLIPAAKSLPDTDWHIPKLYDFAEGLGASTLAAEYSRFVIDLNRPSDDKPMYTGATTGLYPATLFDGIPLFREGLEPSKEERASYLKQIWTPYHRKLHEELARLKAEFGYALLFDAHSIRSVIPHLFDGKLPDFNLGTFNGASCDAQLAAQLEAICARHGNFSHVLNGRFKGGHITRHYGNPAEHIHAVQLELCQSTYMEEFEPFRYRADLAEPTQGVLKELLEGYLVWGQSHYAK, from the coding sequence GTGGATAAGGTTCTGCATTTCAAACAAGGTCGCGTGCCGCTGCTGATCAGCATGCCGCATGCCGGGTTACGCCTGACGCCTGCGGTCGATGCCGGGCTGATTCCGGCGGCGAAAAGTCTGCCGGATACCGATTGGCACATCCCCAAACTTTATGACTTCGCTGAAGGGCTGGGCGCCAGCACCCTGGCTGCGGAATATTCGCGCTTCGTCATCGACCTCAACCGGCCATCCGATGACAAGCCGATGTACACCGGCGCCACCACCGGCCTGTATCCGGCGACGCTGTTCGATGGCATTCCATTGTTCCGTGAAGGGCTGGAGCCGTCGAAGGAGGAACGCGCGAGCTATCTGAAGCAGATCTGGACGCCGTATCACCGCAAGCTGCACGAGGAGCTGGCACGGCTCAAGGCTGAATTCGGCTACGCGCTGCTGTTCGACGCACACTCGATCCGTTCGGTCATCCCGCACCTGTTCGACGGCAAGCTGCCGGACTTCAACCTCGGCACGTTCAATGGCGCCAGCTGCGATGCGCAACTGGCCGCGCAGCTGGAAGCGATCTGCGCACGGCATGGCAACTTCAGCCATGTGCTCAACGGTCGGTTCAAGGGCGGACACATCACCCGCCACTACGGCAACCCGGCCGAACACATCCACGCGGTGCAGCTGGAGCTGTGCCAGTCCACCTACATGGAAGAGTTCGAACCGTTCCGCTACCGCGCCGACCTGGCCGAGCCGACGCAGGGGGTGCTCAAGGAGTTGCTTGAGGGCTATCTGGTCTGGGGCCAAAGCCATTACGCAAAATAA
- the hutH gene encoding histidine ammonia-lyase, with amino-acid sequence MTALNLIPGQLSLAQLRDVYQHSVKLSLDNSASAQIEASVACVEQILAENRTAYGINTGFGLLASTRIASEDLENLQRSLVLSHAAGVGEPISDALVRLVMVLKVNSLSRGFSGIRRVVIDALIALINAEVYPHIPLKGSVGASGDLAPLAHMSLVLLGEGKARYKGEWMEATEALKIAGLTPLTLAAKEGLALLNGTQVSTAFALRGLFEGEDLFAGALALGGLSVEAVLGSRSPFDARIHAARGQKGQIDAAAAYRDLLGERSEVSDSHQNCEKVQDPYSLRCQPQVMGACLTQFRQAAEVLAVEANAVSDNPLVFAAEGDVISGGNFHAEPVAMAADNMALAIAEIGSLSERRISLMMDKHMSQLPPFLVANGGVNSGFMIAQVTAAALASENKALSHPHSVDSLPTSANQEDHVSMAPAAGKRLWEMAENTRGILAVEWLAAAQGLDLRNGLKTSPKLEQARAILRKEVPFYEKDRFFAPDINAATELLASRCLTELIPAKLLPSL; translated from the coding sequence ATGACTGCGCTGAACCTGATTCCCGGCCAACTGAGCCTGGCCCAACTGCGTGACGTCTACCAGCATTCGGTCAAGCTGAGCCTCGACAACAGCGCCTCTGCGCAGATCGAGGCCAGCGTGGCCTGCGTCGAGCAGATCCTCGCCGAGAATCGCACCGCCTACGGCATCAACACCGGGTTCGGCCTGCTGGCGTCGACGCGCATCGCCAGCGAAGACCTGGAAAATTTGCAGCGCTCGCTGGTGCTGTCCCACGCCGCCGGTGTCGGTGAGCCGATCAGCGATGCGCTGGTGCGGCTGGTCATGGTGCTCAAGGTCAACAGCCTGAGCCGCGGTTTTTCGGGTATCCGCCGGGTGGTGATCGATGCGCTGATCGCGCTGATCAATGCCGAGGTTTATCCGCACATTCCGCTGAAGGGTTCGGTCGGTGCCTCGGGCGATCTGGCACCGCTGGCGCACATGTCGCTGGTGCTGCTGGGCGAGGGCAAGGCGCGCTACAAGGGCGAGTGGATGGAAGCCACCGAGGCGCTGAAAATCGCCGGTCTGACCCCGCTGACACTGGCGGCAAAAGAAGGACTGGCGCTGCTCAACGGCACTCAGGTGTCCACCGCGTTCGCGCTGCGTGGTCTGTTTGAAGGTGAAGACCTGTTCGCCGGTGCACTGGCGCTCGGCGGTCTCAGCGTTGAAGCCGTGCTGGGCTCGCGCTCGCCGTTCGACGCACGCATTCATGCCGCGCGTGGCCAAAAAGGCCAGATCGACGCCGCGGCCGCTTATCGCGATCTGCTCGGTGAGCGCAGTGAAGTCTCCGACTCGCACCAGAACTGCGAAAAGGTCCAGGACCCGTACTCGCTGCGCTGCCAGCCGCAGGTCATGGGCGCCTGCCTGACCCAGTTCCGTCAGGCTGCTGAAGTGCTCGCCGTCGAAGCCAACGCGGTGTCGGACAACCCGCTGGTGTTCGCCGCTGAAGGCGATGTGATTTCCGGCGGCAACTTCCACGCCGAACCGGTGGCCATGGCCGCTGACAACATGGCCTTGGCCATCGCTGAAATCGGCTCGCTGAGCGAACGCCGCATCTCGCTGATGATGGACAAGCACATGTCGCAACTGCCGCCGTTCCTCGTCGCCAATGGCGGGGTGAACTCCGGTTTCATGATCGCGCAGGTGACGGCGGCGGCACTGGCCAGCGAGAACAAGGCACTGTCTCACCCGCATTCGGTCGATAGCCTGCCGACCTCGGCCAACCAGGAAGACCACGTTTCGATGGCACCGGCGGCTGGCAAGCGTTTGTGGGAAATGGCCGAAAATACTCGCGGCATTCTCGCGGTGGAATGGCTGGCGGCGGCGCAGGGGCTGGATCTGCGCAACGGCCTGAAGACCTCGCCGAAGCTGGAACAGGCGCGGGCGATTTTGCGTAAGGAAGTGCCGTTTTATGAGAAGGACCGGTTCTTTGCGCCGGACATTAATGCGGCGACTGAGCTGTTGGCTTCGCGGTGTCTGACCGAACTCATTCCGGCGAAGTTGCTGCCTAGTTTGTAA
- the pip gene encoding prolyl aminopeptidase gives MQTLFPQIKPHSRHDLAVDDTHTLYVDESGSPEGLPVVFIHGGPGAGCDAQSRRYFDPNLYRIVTFDQRGCGRSTPHASLENNTTWDLVEDLERIRKHLGIDKWVLFGGSWGSTLALAYAQTHPERVHGLILRGIFLCRPQEIEWFYQAGASRLFPDYWQDYIAPIPLDERDDLLSAFHKRLTGNDQIAQMHAAKAWSTWEGRTATLRPNPLVVDRFSEPQRALSIARIECHYFTNNAFLEPNQLIRDMARIAHLPGVIIHGRYDVICPLDNAWELHQAWPNSELQVIRDAGHAASEPGITDALVRAASKMAQRLLDLPPEEA, from the coding sequence ATGCAGACTTTGTTTCCGCAGATCAAACCCCACTCCCGGCACGATCTGGCTGTCGATGACACCCATACACTGTACGTTGATGAAAGCGGCTCGCCGGAAGGCCTGCCGGTTGTGTTCATCCACGGTGGCCCCGGCGCCGGGTGCGACGCGCAGAGCCGCCGCTACTTCGATCCGAACCTGTATCGCATTGTCACCTTCGACCAGCGCGGCTGCGGACGCTCGACGCCTCACGCCAGCCTGGAAAACAACACCACCTGGGATCTGGTCGAAGACCTCGAGCGCATCCGCAAACACTTGGGCATCGACAAATGGGTGCTGTTCGGCGGTTCGTGGGGCTCGACCCTGGCGCTGGCGTACGCGCAAACCCACCCGGAGCGCGTCCACGGTCTGATCCTGCGCGGGATCTTTCTCTGCCGACCGCAGGAAATCGAGTGGTTCTATCAGGCCGGCGCCAGCCGTCTGTTCCCCGATTACTGGCAGGACTACATCGCACCGATCCCGCTGGACGAGCGCGACGACCTGCTCAGTGCTTTCCACAAGCGCCTCACCGGCAACGACCAGATCGCGCAGATGCACGCGGCCAAGGCGTGGTCGACCTGGGAAGGGCGCACCGCGACCCTGCGGCCGAATCCGCTGGTGGTCGATCGTTTCTCCGAGCCACAGCGCGCGCTGTCGATTGCGCGCATCGAATGCCACTACTTCACCAATAACGCCTTCCTGGAGCCGAACCAGCTAATTCGCGACATGGCCAGGATTGCGCATCTGCCGGGCGTGATCATTCACGGTCGCTACGACGTGATCTGCCCGCTCGACAATGCCTGGGAACTGCATCAGGCCTGGCCGAACAGCGAACTGCAGGTGATCCGCGATGCCGGCCACGCGGCGTCCGAACCGGGCATCACCGATGCGCTGGTGCGCGCGGCGAGCAAGATGGCTCAGCGCCTGCTCGATCTGCCGCCTGAAGAAGCATGA
- a CDS encoding ABC transporter permease produces MFPESFTFSIADWVNGWVDSLVTNYGDVFRHISDTLLWAIVNLEGLLRAAPWWLMLAIVGVVAWHATRKVVTTAVIVGLLFLVGAVGLWDKLMQTLALMMVATIISVLIGIPLGILSARSNRLRSVLMPLLDIMQTMPSFVYLIPVLMLFGLGKVPAIFATVIYAAPPLIRLTDLGIRQVDGEVMEAINAFGANRWQQLFGVQLPLALPSIMAGINQTTMMALSMVVIASMIGARGLGEDVLVGIQTLNVGRGLEAGLAIVILAVVIDRITQAYGRPRHEVSK; encoded by the coding sequence ATGTTTCCCGAGAGCTTTACCTTTTCCATCGCCGACTGGGTCAACGGTTGGGTCGATTCGCTGGTCACCAACTACGGCGATGTGTTCCGCCATATCTCCGATACGCTGCTGTGGGCCATCGTCAACCTCGAAGGCCTGCTGCGCGCAGCGCCATGGTGGTTGATGCTGGCAATCGTCGGTGTGGTCGCCTGGCACGCCACGCGCAAAGTCGTGACCACGGCGGTCATCGTCGGGCTGCTGTTTCTCGTGGGCGCCGTCGGCCTGTGGGACAAGCTCATGCAGACGCTGGCGCTGATGATGGTCGCGACGATCATTTCGGTGCTGATCGGCATCCCGCTGGGGATTCTCTCGGCGCGCAGCAATCGCCTGCGTTCGGTGCTGATGCCGCTGCTCGACATCATGCAGACCATGCCCAGTTTCGTGTACCTGATTCCGGTGCTGATGCTGTTCGGCCTGGGCAAGGTGCCGGCGATTTTCGCCACGGTGATCTACGCCGCGCCGCCGCTGATTCGCCTGACCGATCTGGGCATTCGCCAGGTTGACGGCGAAGTGATGGAAGCGATCAACGCGTTCGGCGCCAACCGCTGGCAGCAACTGTTCGGCGTGCAACTGCCGCTGGCCCTGCCGAGCATCATGGCCGGGATCAACCAGACCACCATGATGGCCCTGTCGATGGTGGTAATCGCCTCGATGATCGGCGCCCGAGGCTTGGGTGAAGATGTGCTGGTGGGGATTCAGACCCTCAACGTCGGACGTGGCCTCGAAGCCGGTCTGGCGATCGTGATTCTCGCAGTGGTCATCGACCGTATTACTCAGGCGTATGGTCGGCCACGGCATGAGGTGAGCAAATGA
- the dtd gene encoding D-aminoacyl-tRNA deacylase, with product MKGLLQRVRGARVEVGGEVVGAVDQGLLVLVAVEPDDTRVSADKLLHKLLNYRVFSDAEGKMNLSLADVDGGLLLVSQFTLAADTKSGLRPSFSSAAPPALGEELFDYLLSNAKQMHGTVASGRFGADMQVHLVNDGPVTFLLQT from the coding sequence ATGAAGGGGCTGTTACAGCGCGTGCGTGGGGCGCGAGTGGAGGTCGGCGGTGAAGTCGTCGGTGCAGTCGATCAAGGCTTGCTGGTGCTGGTCGCGGTAGAACCCGACGACACGCGTGTCAGCGCCGACAAACTTCTGCATAAGCTGCTTAACTATCGGGTATTCAGCGACGCCGAGGGCAAGATGAACCTGTCCTTGGCAGATGTCGACGGAGGGTTGCTGCTGGTCTCTCAGTTCACCCTCGCGGCTGACACCAAAAGCGGCTTGCGCCCGAGCTTTTCGAGCGCGGCGCCGCCGGCCCTTGGCGAGGAATTGTTCGATTATCTATTGAGCAACGCGAAACAGATGCATGGCACTGTGGCATCAGGTAGATTCGGCGCCGATATGCAGGTGCATCTGGTCAACGACGGCCCGGTTACCTTTTTGTTACAGACCTGA
- a CDS encoding quaternary amine ABC transporter ATP-binding protein yields the protein MSNATVSKIEVKNVFKIFGNRAKDALAMVGQGKTKDQVLNETGCVVGVNDLSLSIGTGEIFVIMGLSGSGKSTLVRHFNRLIDPTSGAILVDGVDILQYDMDALREFRRHKISMVFQSFGLLPHKSVLDNVAYGLKVRGESKQMCTERALHWINTVGLKGYENKYPHQLSGGMRQRVGLARALAADTDIILMDEAFSALDPLIRAEMQDQLLELQKTLHKTIVFITHDLDEAVRIGNRIAILKDGKLIQVGTPREILHSPADEYVDRFVQRRAAVV from the coding sequence ATGAGCAACGCAACCGTGAGCAAGATCGAAGTCAAAAACGTCTTCAAGATTTTCGGCAACCGCGCCAAGGACGCCCTGGCGATGGTCGGCCAGGGCAAGACCAAGGATCAGGTGCTGAACGAAACCGGTTGCGTGGTCGGGGTCAACGACCTGTCGCTGAGCATCGGCACTGGCGAGATCTTCGTGATCATGGGCCTCTCCGGCTCGGGCAAATCCACCCTGGTGCGCCACTTCAATCGTCTGATCGATCCCACCAGCGGCGCAATCCTCGTCGACGGCGTGGACATCCTGCAATACGACATGGACGCGCTGCGCGAATTTCGCCGGCACAAGATCAGCATGGTGTTCCAGAGCTTCGGCCTGCTGCCGCACAAGAGCGTGCTCGACAACGTCGCCTACGGCTTGAAAGTGCGCGGCGAGAGCAAGCAGATGTGCACCGAGCGCGCGCTGCACTGGATCAACACCGTCGGCCTCAAAGGCTACGAAAACAAATACCCGCACCAGCTCTCCGGCGGCATGCGCCAGCGCGTCGGCCTGGCCCGCGCTTTGGCGGCGGACACCGACATCATTCTGATGGACGAAGCCTTCAGTGCGCTCGACCCGCTGATCCGTGCGGAGATGCAGGATCAGTTGCTGGAGCTGCAAAAGACCCTGCACAAGACCATCGTGTTCATCACCCACGACCTCGACGAGGCCGTGCGCATTGGTAACCGCATTGCGATTCTCAAGGATGGGAAATTGATTCAGGTCGGTACGCCGAGAGAGATCCTGCATTCGCCGGCGGATGAGTATGTCGACCGGTTCGTGCAGCGGCGGGCGGCAGTAGTCTGA